The following proteins are encoded in a genomic region of Micrococcaceae bacterium Sec5.8:
- a CDS encoding GH1 family beta-glucosidase, with the protein MKASAKELAALLPSHFTLGVATAAFQIEGALDEDGRGPSGWDMFAARPGSIVDDHSPAIACDHYHRMPEDVALMKELGVDSYRFSLSWSRIQPGGSGPVNPAGLDFYDRLIDLLLANGITPMATLYHWDTPLELDEAGGWMNRDTAYRLGEFAGIAAAAYGDRVARWVTVNEPATVTTNGYMLGMHAPGEALMLKALPSVHHQLLGHGLSLQALRAANVPGDIGITNVYSPMVPASVNPLDKISANLMDMAQNRLYADPVLLGKYPDTVRAASLFSSFSPSSEDMKLISQPLDFYGLNYYMPTRVASGPGDGAVPEGMAEAMGDDLSSTGPGGPFHIASFPDTETTAYGWPIKPEYMAVALAEMAERYPDLPPVYITEGGASFEDLEIRDPEGRLVIPDERRVRYLADHIATAVEATSPGGAAESIDLRGYYVWSLMDNFEWSGGFKQQFGLLHVDRATQERTKKASFHWLQEVLAARHRNSVPEASAATAAPASA; encoded by the coding sequence ATGAAAGCCTCCGCCAAGGAATTGGCCGCCCTCCTGCCCTCACACTTCACCCTCGGCGTGGCGACCGCAGCCTTCCAGATCGAAGGTGCCTTGGACGAGGACGGCCGCGGTCCGTCGGGCTGGGACATGTTTGCCGCCAGGCCCGGTTCGATCGTGGATGACCACAGCCCCGCAATCGCCTGCGACCACTATCACCGGATGCCCGAAGACGTGGCCCTGATGAAGGAACTTGGCGTCGACTCCTACCGCTTCTCGCTGTCCTGGTCACGCATCCAGCCCGGCGGCAGCGGACCTGTGAACCCTGCGGGCCTGGACTTTTACGACCGGCTGATTGACCTGCTGCTGGCCAACGGAATCACGCCCATGGCCACGCTGTACCACTGGGACACGCCGCTGGAGCTGGACGAAGCCGGCGGCTGGATGAACCGGGACACGGCCTACCGGCTGGGCGAATTTGCCGGGATCGCCGCGGCTGCCTACGGAGACAGGGTGGCCCGCTGGGTAACGGTCAACGAACCGGCCACTGTCACCACCAACGGCTACATGCTGGGGATGCACGCGCCGGGCGAAGCCCTCATGCTCAAAGCCCTGCCGAGTGTCCACCACCAGCTGCTCGGCCACGGCCTGTCGCTGCAGGCGCTCCGGGCAGCAAACGTGCCGGGCGATATCGGCATCACGAACGTCTATTCGCCCATGGTTCCCGCCTCAGTCAATCCGCTGGACAAGATCAGCGCCAACCTGATGGACATGGCGCAGAACCGGCTGTACGCGGACCCGGTCCTGCTGGGAAAGTATCCCGACACGGTCCGGGCAGCGAGCCTTTTTTCCTCCTTCAGCCCCTCGAGCGAGGACATGAAGCTGATTTCGCAGCCGCTGGACTTCTACGGGCTCAACTACTACATGCCGACCCGGGTGGCTTCCGGACCGGGCGACGGCGCTGTGCCCGAGGGGATGGCCGAGGCAATGGGCGATGATCTGAGCAGCACCGGGCCCGGCGGCCCGTTCCACATTGCCTCGTTCCCGGACACCGAGACCACCGCCTACGGCTGGCCCATCAAACCGGAGTACATGGCCGTAGCGCTGGCGGAAATGGCCGAACGCTACCCGGACCTTCCCCCGGTCTACATCACCGAGGGCGGGGCCAGCTTTGAAGACCTTGAGATCCGGGACCCCGAAGGCCGGCTCGTCATTCCCGACGAACGCCGGGTGCGCTACTTGGCGGACCACATTGCCACAGCCGTTGAAGCGACCTCACCCGGAGGTGCGGCGGAGTCCATTGACCTGCGCGGGTACTACGTATGGTCCCTTATGGACAACTTCGAATGGTCCGGCGGCTTCAAACAGCAGTTCGGCCTGCTGCACGTGGACCGGGCCACCCAGGAGCGCACCAAGAAGGCCTCGTTCCATTGGCTCCAGGAAGTCCTTGCGGCCCGGCATCGGAACTCCGTTCCTGAGGCTTCCGCCGCCACCGCGGCCCCGGCGAGCGCTTAA
- a CDS encoding phosphatase PAP2 family protein, whose amino-acid sequence MAEDKTGKTPGRWRVFHDKFVVEERYMSAQDRRNLYRTAAGLTIVGAALFALILTGVLQHGGLAEGDQPVRTWLLTLRSEPLTTIMIILAIIFGPVALPVIVLVVTVAWGLLAKHAWRPMLLAGAMLTGVILAQLIGRTIERQRPPVDLMLFGADFTFSFPSGHVLGACDFLLVSAFLIASRRRNRASAVAGFVLAGVGIFFAAVSRLYLGYHWLTDALASLSISLVILGAVIALDTWRTARIRGEQITGTLSKTDAGQP is encoded by the coding sequence TCTTTCACGATAAGTTTGTGGTGGAGGAACGCTATATGAGTGCGCAGGACCGGAGGAATCTTTACCGGACCGCCGCCGGCCTTACGATCGTGGGCGCCGCGCTGTTCGCCTTAATCCTCACCGGCGTCCTCCAGCACGGCGGCCTCGCGGAAGGCGACCAGCCGGTCCGCACCTGGCTCCTGACTCTCCGCTCCGAACCACTCACCACCATCATGATCATCCTGGCGATCATCTTCGGTCCGGTGGCCCTGCCCGTCATCGTCCTGGTGGTGACAGTGGCTTGGGGCCTGCTGGCCAAACATGCCTGGCGGCCCATGCTCCTCGCCGGGGCCATGCTCACCGGCGTCATCCTTGCCCAGCTCATCGGGCGCACCATCGAGCGCCAGCGTCCTCCCGTGGACCTCATGCTCTTCGGCGCCGACTTCACGTTCTCATTTCCGTCCGGGCATGTCCTGGGCGCCTGCGACTTCCTGCTGGTCAGCGCTTTCCTGATCGCATCCCGGCGGCGGAACCGCGCGTCGGCCGTGGCGGGCTTCGTCCTGGCCGGCGTTGGGATCTTCTTCGCTGCGGTCAGCCGGCTCTACCTGGGCTACCACTGGCTAACCGACGCGCTGGCCTCCCTGTCCATCTCGTTGGTGATCCTCGGTGCGGTGATTGCCCTGGACACCTGGCGTACGGCCCGTATCCGCGGTGAACAGATCACCGGAACGCTCTCCAAGACAGACGCCGGCCAGCCCTAG
- a CDS encoding MmcQ/YjbR family DNA-binding protein, whose translation MVTGEDVRRAALALPGVVERPSWGHPAWFAATLMARIWDEGVLTVKTGEREALAGTEPETYFWTPHHERSPQLVLVRLARVDAEELRELLTESHRLAGGRRPGGPL comes from the coding sequence ATGGTTACTGGGGAGGATGTCCGCCGGGCCGCCCTCGCGCTGCCGGGCGTGGTGGAACGGCCCAGCTGGGGTCACCCGGCCTGGTTCGCGGCCACGCTCATGGCGCGGATCTGGGACGAGGGTGTGCTGACGGTCAAAACGGGGGAGCGCGAGGCCCTTGCCGGAACGGAGCCGGAAACCTACTTCTGGACCCCGCACCACGAAAGATCGCCACAGCTTGTGCTGGTGCGGCTGGCCCGGGTCGATGCCGAGGAACTGAGGGAACTCCTGACGGAATCCCACCGCCTCGCTGGCGGACGGCGGCCTGGCGGGCCGCTCTAG
- a CDS encoding phosphatase domain-containing protein has protein sequence MESAYQHTLGPQEVTGNRVFRLAHVVSDAVNSVRLKAARRWDFTPQTVAYQGYGSTTWVRVLARVVLTSKPSPGSRAEQAAQNSAQNVRGWRAFTSVPVQYSEVDIEIGGVTAKVRADRGGLVDTVVQVELPPGWHTAVLRAPGTEPVTAKIFVISPDTTLGIVSDIDDTIMVTALPRPFLALWNTFVLNERARMATPGMAVLMDRLLVEHPEAPVIYLSTGPWNAAPTLARFITRNMYPSGALLLTDWGLTHDRWFRSGQEHKRRNLELLAEGFPNMRWLLFGDNGQHDESIYSHFARQHGDRVAAIGIRQLSASEAVLAGGHSDTGDHTGSQVPWIYSPDGAGMAKGLQDLGVL, from the coding sequence ATGGAATCGGCTTACCAGCACACACTCGGGCCACAAGAAGTCACCGGCAACCGGGTCTTCCGACTGGCGCACGTCGTCTCGGACGCCGTCAACAGTGTCCGGTTGAAGGCCGCCCGACGCTGGGACTTCACCCCCCAGACCGTCGCCTATCAGGGCTACGGGTCCACCACCTGGGTCCGGGTGCTCGCCCGGGTGGTATTGACCAGCAAGCCCTCACCCGGAAGCCGGGCGGAGCAGGCGGCTCAAAACAGCGCACAAAATGTCCGCGGCTGGCGGGCCTTCACCTCGGTGCCGGTGCAGTACTCCGAGGTCGACATCGAGATCGGCGGGGTGACGGCCAAGGTCCGGGCGGACCGCGGCGGCCTGGTGGATACGGTGGTGCAGGTGGAACTTCCGCCGGGCTGGCACACGGCCGTGCTGCGCGCCCCGGGAACCGAGCCCGTCACCGCGAAGATCTTCGTCATATCCCCGGACACCACCCTCGGGATCGTGTCCGATATCGATGACACGATTATGGTCACCGCGCTTCCCCGTCCGTTCCTGGCGCTCTGGAACACCTTCGTGCTCAACGAGCGCGCCCGCATGGCCACCCCGGGAATGGCCGTGCTGATGGACCGGCTGCTGGTCGAACATCCGGAAGCGCCGGTGATTTACCTGTCCACCGGCCCGTGGAACGCGGCCCCCACCCTGGCACGCTTCATCACCCGGAACATGTACCCTTCCGGGGCCTTACTGCTCACCGACTGGGGACTCACCCATGACCGCTGGTTCCGCAGCGGCCAGGAGCACAAGCGCCGCAACCTCGAACTCCTGGCCGAAGGATTTCCGAACATGCGCTGGCTGCTCTTCGGCGACAACGGACAGCACGACGAGTCCATCTACTCCCACTTTGCCCGGCAGCACGGCGACCGGGTGGCCGCCATCGGCATCCGCCAGCTTTCCGCCAGCGAAGCCGTCCTGGCCGGCGGGCACTCTGACACCGGGGACCATACCGGGTCCCAGGTTCCGTGGATCTACTCCCCGGATGGCGCCGGCATGGCGAAGGGGCTGCAGGACCTCGGCGTTCTTTAA